The window CAGCGTGACCTGTCGCTTCGTGTTGGTGGTCGTGTCGGTGTAGCTGAAGTTGACGCTGTTGCCCGGCGCCGCCCCGGCAAGGTCGAGATCGAAGCCGGCCGGCGGGCCGGTGACCGTGCTGCCGGCCGTGGTCTTGTCCGACAACGCGCTCGACATCGTGGCGGCGAACTGGTCGATCTGGTTCTGCGCCTGCACCAGTGTCTGGTCGCGCAGCTTCAGATCGGCCGCGATCTGGCCCGAAGACACCACGTTGTTGGCGACGACGTCGACCGACGATCCGTTCGGGAGCTTGATGTTGAACGCGCCGACGCCGGATTTGGCCGGATCGATGTTGTAGAGCGAGGTCGCCGACAGCGCGCCGGCGGACGCAAAGGTGAATTGCGAGGCCAGCCCGGCGCCGACCAGCTGGATGCCGGTGGTGGTGTAGATGTTGGCCTGATTGGACCCGTCGGTGGTGACGTGGACGTCGACATATTTCGACAGATTGTTGATGGCTTGGTCGCGCTGGTCCATCAGCGTCGCGGCCGAGGGGTCGTGTTCCGACAGGCCCTGGAGTTTGGAGTTGATGTCGGCGACTTGCTGCATTGCCGCGTTGGCAGCTAGCGCCGAGGTGCTGAGATCCTGCTCGACGTTGGAGCGCAGCGACTGGATGCCCTTGGTGGTGAGGTTGAGCTGCTGCGCCAGCGTCTGCGCGGCGCCGAGCGCAACCGTTTGGGCCGACGACGAGCCCGCGTTGGTCGACAACGCCTGCAGCGCCGTGGTGAAACTGTTCAGCGCGGTTTCGAGCGTACCGCTGTTGCCGGGCGTGCCATAGACATTCTGAAGCTGCTTCAGAATGTTGGCCATCTGGTCGGCGTAGCCGCCGCCGCCGGTCTCGGTGCGCAGCTGCTTCTGCACATAGGTGTCGAGCTCGCGGCTGACGCCGGTCGTCGTCACCGTCGAGCCGAAGTCGCCGGTGGTGACCTCGATCTGGTTCGGCGTCTGGACGACGTAACCCGGCGTCTGCGAGTTGGCGACGTTCGAGGAAACGATCGAGAGCGCAGCCTGATTGGCACGCAGACCGCTCATCGCACTGGCGAGGGCTGAACTCAAACCCATGTTGACTTGCCGCCTTTGGTTACGTCACGCCCCAATCAGCGCAACACGTTCAAGAGGTCCTGCACCATCGTATTCGCCGTCGTGATCACCTTGGTGTTGGCCGAATAGGCCTGCTGGGTCACGATCAGCTTGGTGAATTCGTCGGCGATGTCGGTGTTCGAGCCTTCCAGCGACGAGCCGCTGATCGAACCGGAAGCGCCATCGATCGCGGCGCCCGACTGTTCGGTCGCTGAGTAAGCGCCGCCGTCCTGCGCCTTCAGGTAGTTGGTGCCGTTGAAGTGCGACAACGAGACCTGTGCGAGGTCGAGGTTCTGGCCGTTGGAGAAAGTACCGACCACGAGGCCGTTGTTGTTGACGGCGACCGAGCGAAGCTGACCGGCGGCATAGCCGTTCTGGGTGATGGTGTTGATGGTGACCGCGCCGCTGGTGCTGGCATATTGCGTCAGTCCGCCCGAGGAGATGTTGAAAGAGACCGAGCCCAGCGATTGGCCGCTGACGCTGACATTGTTGATGGTGATACCCGAGCCGCTCGGCGAGGTCAGCGAGCCGTCGGCGGCAAAGGTGAAGGCCTGGCCGGTATTGACCCAGCCGACGGTCGTGCCGGTCGCATTCGGGTCGGTCTGGTAGAACATGTTCCAGCTATCGGCATGGCCCGCGCCCAGCGAGGCGCTGTCGGTCTTGGCCCAGCGCAGTTGCAGGTTCACCGGCGTGCCGGCCGCGTTGTAGGCGGTCACCGCGCCACCGCTGATCGATTCCTTGGTGAAGGTGGCGATGTCATTGCCGATCACGCCGCCGGTACCGGCAACGCCACCACCGTCACGATTCTTGGTGATGGTCGAGGTGAAGCCGAGCGCGGCGAAGGCTGCGCTGTTGGAGCTCGCCACCGTCAGGTTGGAAGCTGTGCCGGTGTTCAGCGTGATCACGCCGCCACTGCTGACCGACGACCCCGTTGCACCGGAGAGCGCGTCGATCTTGCCGAGCAGCATCGTGATGTTGTCGGTGACGTTGATTTGGTTCGGGCCTGACGCGCCGGAGGCCATGAAGGTCAGCGGCTGACCATTGACCGTGATGACGTCGCCGGCGGAGAAGCCCGATGTGATCACCTCGGCGCCGCCGGCCGCCGCCGCGCCGCTCAGCACCGTGGCGCCCGAGATTGCTGGGGAGGACAGCACGTTGCCGCCGCGCGTTACGCTGCTGATGCCGAGCGCCGTGGCCGCCTGGCCGCTACCAACCGGTACGTCGGTGCTGGTGCCGCTGGAGATCACGATGTTGCCGCTGGGGTTGAGCGATGCGGTAACGCCGGGGCCGCCGGCCAACTGGATGGCGGAGATGATGCTGGCCACCGTGGCAGTCGTGCCCGCGCCGAGACCGATCGTGGTGTTGCTGCCGGCCGTCGTGACGGTGGTGCCGCCGTTGAACGTGATCGTGTTGCCGTTGACGGTCAGCACCTGGCCGCTGAGCGCGGTGAGGGTGGTGGAGGCGAGATGCGTACCCAGGGCGTTGTCGAGCGAAGTTGTGGTCGATGCGACCGCCGCAGAGTTGTTCTGGAGCGCCGCTGTGCCGGTCGCAGTGGTCGACGAGTACGGCGAGCGGATATTGCCGGTTGCGGCAGCGCCGGACGTTGTGGCGTTTGCATAGGGCGGAGGCGGCGTGCCGACCGGCAGCGGGTTGGCCGCGAAGTCCGATGGGTTCAGTCCGCCGGCCGCCAGCAGCGTCTTGGTCGCCGCCGTCGTGCTCGCCACGGTGTTCGGCTGGGTCGGCAGGTTCGCCGCGTACTGGATCGAGGTGGTCGCCTGCGCCGGAATGAAGTTGTTCTGGAATTTCAATACTGTCGCAACGTTGCCTTGCGGGTTGCCGGTCTTCGGGTCGACCGTAACACCCATCAAATAGTAGCCGGCGCCGTTGACCAGATTGCCGTTGGCATTGAGCTGGAAGTCGCCACGCCGCGTGTAATAGGTGACGCCGCTGAACACCGGCGCGTTGTCGACGACGCCCGTCGCCTTCTGGATCGAGAAGAAGCCGTCACCGGTGATCGCCATGTTGGTGGCGACGCTGGAGCCCGAGATGGTACCCTGCGTGGTGATGGTGGCCTTGGCGTTGGCTGTCACGCCGCCCGCGACCTGCTTGCTCGGGACCGAAGAGTCGGGAATGAGATCGACGAAGCTGGTGCCGATGCCCTTGTAGGCGGTGGTGGATGAGTTCGCGATGTTGCCGGAAATGTTCTGCAGCGCGTAGGACTGCGCCTGCAGGCCACCCACAGAGGTGTTCATTGCATCGAAGATACCCATAACTTTGTCTCCAGATCCGATCTCGGCGGCCGGTCGACCATGGCCGCAGTCGGAGGAGACTGTCGCAAGGGCTATGCCAATGCGGGTTTTCTCATGAAATCAATCGTTTAACGAAAAAGCCCCGGTCTGATGACCGGGGCACAATTGCCGGGAGCGGCAACAATTGCCGGGACGAAACCTAGGTTGCGGACGCCGCCGCGGGATGGAAGACCAGCCCGAAACCGTCGATGCAGTAGCGCAATCCGGTCGGCTTCGGACCGTCGTCGAAGACGTGGCCGAGATGGCCGCCGCAGCGCCGGCAATGCACCTCGGTGCGGAGCATGCCGTAGGTCCGGTCCTCGGTCTTGCCGACATTGCCCTCGATCGGCTGGTAGAAGCTCGGCCAGCCCGTGCCGCTCTCGAATTTGGTGTCGGAGGCGAACAGCGGCAGGTCGCAGCCGGCGCAGGCGAAGATGCCCTTGCGGTGCTCCTTGAGCAGCGGGCTGGAGCCCGGCCGCTCGGTGCCCTCCTTGCGCAGGATCTCATATTGCTGCGGCGTGAGCTGGGCACGCCATTCGGCGTCCGTCTTCTCGATCTCGAATTTCTGCGCGGCTTTCTCTCCAGCCTCCGCGGGCGATGCTCTGAGCCAGCGGAAGGCCGCAAGGCCGAACAGGCCGGCGACAGTCGTCAACAGGATGCGGCGGTCAAACATCTCATTCTCCATGCGGGAGCGTCTACGCCCTGAGATACGGGCTCTCACGGCCGACGTTACACGTCCGGGCGGAGTTTTTCTCACCTTATCGCGAGGCGCCGTCGTCCTGCGGGACCGGTTCCGCGGCTTCCGCCACAGGCTTCGGCGGTGGGGCCGGCCGGGGCCGAACCCCGGGCAGCGGACGGCGCGGACCGGTCCCGGCGGCCCGGTTGGCTTCGGCCAGCCGCGCCTCGCGTTCCCGGTCCTTGACCCTGGCACGCTCGCGGTAGCGGGCAAGCGAGCCTGCGGCGGCGGAACTCGCCCTACCCCAGATTCCGACCAATTGCCCGGCAACCCGCCCCGTCGTTCCCCCCGCCCAGACCAGCTCGAACGGTGAGAACAGCTTCCAGCGCTCGTCGCCCCACAGGATGCTGCGCGCGATCATCTGCCCGGCCATGGCCGAGATGTTCATGCCCTGGCGGCCAAACCCGCTTGCCACCCACAGGCCTTTGCGCAACTGGCCGATCTGCGGCATGCCATGCACGGTCTGGCCCGTGGCGCCGCCGAACATGTCGGTGATCTCGACATTGCCGAACTGAGGGAAGATCGACCGGATCCGCCGCCTGACGGCGCCTGCCAAGCGCTGCGGCCGCGCGGCCCAGGTGGTCTCCGGACTTTCCCACATCAGCCGGTCGCCGTCGACGATCCGGAAATGATCGACGCCGTCGGAATCCATCACCGATCCCTTGAAGGCGATGATCTCGTGCACGCGCTCGCCGAGCGGCGCGGTGATGCCGGCATAGCGCCAGACCGGCAGCAGCGTTTCCGACAGGCGCCGCAACGGCGCACCGAGATGGATGTTGCCGGCGAGCACGATATGGGTAGCGCGCAGCCGCGCCGACGGCGTGACGATCCGCTTGCGGATGCCGGAATGATCGATGCTGACCACCGGCGTATCCTCGAAGATGCGGGCGCCTGCGCGCCGCGCCAGCGCCGCAAGCCCATGCACATATTTGCGGCCGTCGACCTGGAAGGCCTTGGGATAGTAGACGCCGTGAAAGTAGTGATCGGTCTTGAGCACCGCGCGGACGCGATCGACCTGCCAGCCCTCGGCCTCGGTGTCGAAATCCTCGTTCAGCATCTGCAAGCGGCTGATCAGCCGGTCGCCGGCATCGACGTTGGAGACCTCGAGCACGCCGTCGGTCGGGCCGATCCCGGGCATGTTCTCCTCGGTGGCGTTGGCCCGGACGAACTCGGCGCCCTCTTTCGACAGCGTCCACAATTCCCGCGCGTCCTCGAAGCCGATCCGCTCGATCAGCTCGGCGAGCGGCAGCGCGAAGCCCGGCATCACGGTGCCGAGCTGGTTGCCGGAAGCGTTCCAGCCGATATGGCGGCCCTCGAGCACGGCGACACTGGCCCCCAGCCGGGCCGCCTCCAGCGCGATGGAGAGCCCTGCAAGCCCCGCCCCGATCACGCAGATGTCGGCGTCGAGATCAAACGACAGTCGCGCGCGTTCACGAAAGCCGGCTTCTTCCTGGGACACGCTTGTGAAAGTCTCGCTCATGTCGTTTCTTAGAGCATGATCCGGAAAAGTGTGCAGCGGTTTTCCGAAAAGACCATGCTCAAAACAAAAATTTAAAGCGCGATGGGAATTTGTCCTAATCTCATCGCGCTTTAGAGGACCGTGCAGGCCCTTGTCACCTTGCCCTCAACCGGCACCTGTAGATTATTCTGGACGCGTAACGATTCGAGAGTGCCATGCGCCGTTTGATGCTGCTGCGTCACGCCAAGACCGAGACCGACGCGCCGAGCGGCCGCGACCAGGACCGCCGGCTCGACGACCGCGGCCACAAGGATGCCGCCGAGATCGGCGACTGGATGGCCTCCCATCCCCCGTTTCCCGAGGCCGTACTGGTATCGCATGCCGTCCGGGCCCGGCAGACCTGGGACATTGCCTGGGAGACCATGAAGGACCGCGTCGCCGCGCCGCAGGTGGAGGTCCTGCCGGAACTCTACGCCGCCGATCCCGCCCAGATCCTGGAATCCATTCGCACTGC of the Bradyrhizobium sp. WSM1417 genome contains:
- the flgK gene encoding flagellar hook-associated protein FlgK codes for the protein MGLSSALASAMSGLRANQAALSIVSSNVANSQTPGYVVQTPNQIEVTTGDFGSTVTTTGVSRELDTYVQKQLRTETGGGGYADQMANILKQLQNVYGTPGNSGTLETALNSFTTALQALSTNAGSSSAQTVALGAAQTLAQQLNLTTKGIQSLRSNVEQDLSTSALAANAAMQQVADINSKLQGLSEHDPSAATLMDQRDQAINNLSKYVDVHVTTDGSNQANIYTTTGIQLVGAGLASQFTFASAGALSATSLYNIDPAKSGVGAFNIKLPNGSSVDVVANNVVSSGQIAADLKLRDQTLVQAQNQIDQFAATMSSALSDKTTAGSTVTGPPAGFDLDLAGAAPGNSVNFSYTDTTTNTKRQVTLVNVTDPAALPLQNPTNANPMQIGVNFSGGMSAIASALNTALSGSHLSFAAAPSPATASTLRVTDDNSGLAKVNSASITKTISSLTSGSPQLPLFTDGGQALYTGAITASGSQMTGLAGRIAVNTQLATDPTRLSVYNTSPVTPTGDTTRSDYLYSQLTSAVFSYSPQSGLGSASQPFTGSVSNYLQQFLSVQANAATQATQLQQGQSVVVSTLQAKFNSTASVNLDSEMSNLIQLQNAYAANAHVMSVVQSMMNTLLQAQV
- a CDS encoding flagellar hook-basal body complex protein, whose amino-acid sequence is MGIFDAMNTSVGGLQAQSYALQNISGNIANSSTTAYKGIGTSFVDLIPDSSVPSKQVAGGVTANAKATITTQGTISGSSVATNMAITGDGFFSIQKATGVVDNAPVFSGVTYYTRRGDFQLNANGNLVNGAGYYLMGVTVDPKTGNPQGNVATVLKFQNNFIPAQATTSIQYAANLPTQPNTVASTTAATKTLLAAGGLNPSDFAANPLPVGTPPPPYANATTSGAAATGNIRSPYSSTTATGTAALQNNSAAVASTTTSLDNALGTHLASTTLTALSGQVLTVNGNTITFNGGTTVTTAGSNTTIGLGAGTTATVASIISAIQLAGGPGVTASLNPSGNIVISSGTSTDVPVGSGQAATALGISSVTRGGNVLSSPAISGATVLSGAAAAGGAEVITSGFSAGDVITVNGQPLTFMASGASGPNQINVTDNITMLLGKIDALSGATGSSVSSGGVITLNTGTASNLTVASSNSAAFAALGFTSTITKNRDGGGVAGTGGVIGNDIATFTKESISGGAVTAYNAAGTPVNLQLRWAKTDSASLGAGHADSWNMFYQTDPNATGTTVGWVNTGQAFTFAADGSLTSPSGSGITINNVSVSGQSLGSVSFNISSGGLTQYASTSGAVTINTITQNGYAAGQLRSVAVNNNGLVVGTFSNGQNLDLAQVSLSHFNGTNYLKAQDGGAYSATEQSGAAIDGASGSISGSSLEGSNTDIADEFTKLIVTQQAYSANTKVITTANTMVQDLLNVLR
- the msrB gene encoding peptide-methionine (R)-S-oxide reductase MsrB — encoded protein: MFDRRILLTTVAGLFGLAAFRWLRASPAEAGEKAAQKFEIEKTDAEWRAQLTPQQYEILRKEGTERPGSSPLLKEHRKGIFACAGCDLPLFASDTKFESGTGWPSFYQPIEGNVGKTEDRTYGMLRTEVHCRRCGGHLGHVFDDGPKPTGLRYCIDGFGLVFHPAAASAT
- a CDS encoding FAD-binding oxidoreductase; the protein is MSETFTSVSQEEAGFRERARLSFDLDADICVIGAGLAGLSIALEAARLGASVAVLEGRHIGWNASGNQLGTVMPGFALPLAELIERIGFEDARELWTLSKEGAEFVRANATEENMPGIGPTDGVLEVSNVDAGDRLISRLQMLNEDFDTEAEGWQVDRVRAVLKTDHYFHGVYYPKAFQVDGRKYVHGLAALARRAGARIFEDTPVVSIDHSGIRKRIVTPSARLRATHIVLAGNIHLGAPLRRLSETLLPVWRYAGITAPLGERVHEIIAFKGSVMDSDGVDHFRIVDGDRLMWESPETTWAARPQRLAGAVRRRIRSIFPQFGNVEITDMFGGATGQTVHGMPQIGQLRKGLWVASGFGRQGMNISAMAGQMIARSILWGDERWKLFSPFELVWAGGTTGRVAGQLVGIWGRASSAAAGSLARYRERARVKDREREARLAEANRAAGTGPRRPLPGVRPRPAPPPKPVAEAAEPVPQDDGASR
- a CDS encoding histidine phosphatase family protein → MRRLMLLRHAKTETDAPSGRDQDRRLDDRGHKDAAEIGDWMASHPPFPEAVLVSHAVRARQTWDIAWETMKDRVAAPQVEVLPELYAADPAQILESIRTATIPADPRQLLLVGHNPGMHEIALMLTGGGDPAAAKALTDNLPTSGLAIFDFDVKDWGDVAYRRGKLVLFVSPKLLRS